A genomic window from Massilia sp. METH4 includes:
- a CDS encoding helix-turn-helix domain-containing protein — translation MKILPNEIPQFALYGENTPIDNAEFVHIELIETRSRLHDWHIGPHTHRGLFQVLFLMGGHVSAQVENMLWECDGPTVITIHPSVVHAFDFSTEAQGYVLTMDQNVVLSVDLFAPLFLRPQALRLHENPVVQERLGALLHQLLQEAAGPRYGQALMVEWLARSVLLLLVRLETERRMADQSGHVEFELFSRFRALVEEHFREQWLVGRYAEELRVTPVRLNRLCTKLAGKSAFEMAQDRLMLEACRKLTYVPASVASIGYELGFQDPAYFSRLFRKRIGVTPKQYREQSRNSTEQRAAVAA, via the coding sequence ATGAAGATCCTGCCCAACGAGATCCCCCAGTTCGCCCTGTACGGCGAGAATACGCCGATCGACAACGCCGAATTCGTGCACATCGAGCTGATCGAGACGCGCAGCCGCCTGCACGACTGGCATATCGGGCCGCACACGCACCGGGGCCTGTTCCAGGTGCTGTTCCTGATGGGCGGCCACGTCAGCGCCCAGGTGGAGAACATGCTGTGGGAATGCGATGGGCCGACCGTGATCACGATCCACCCGAGCGTGGTGCACGCCTTCGATTTCTCCACGGAGGCGCAGGGCTATGTGCTGACGATGGACCAGAACGTGGTGCTGTCGGTGGACCTGTTCGCGCCGCTGTTCCTGCGCCCGCAGGCGCTGCGGCTGCACGAGAATCCGGTGGTCCAGGAACGCCTGGGCGCCCTGCTGCACCAGCTGCTGCAGGAAGCGGCCGGGCCGCGCTATGGACAGGCGCTGATGGTCGAGTGGCTGGCGCGCAGCGTGCTCCTGCTGCTGGTGCGGCTGGAAACGGAACGGCGCATGGCCGACCAGTCCGGGCATGTCGAGTTCGAACTGTTCAGCCGCTTCCGCGCCCTCGTGGAAGAGCACTTCCGCGAGCAATGGCTGGTGGGCCGCTATGCCGAGGAACTGCGCGTGACGCCCGTGCGGCTGAACCGGCTGTGCACGAAGCTGGCCGGCAAGTCGGCCTTCGAGATGGCGCAGGACCGCCTGATGCTGGAAGCGTGCCGCAAGCTCACCTACGTGCCGGCCTCCGTGGCCAGCATCGGCTATGAACTGGGTTTCCAGGACCCGGCCTACTTCAGCCGCCTGTTCCGCAAGCGCATCGGCGTGACGCCGAAGCAGTATCGGGAGCAGTCGCGCAACAGTACGGAGCAGCGCGCCGCCGTGGCGGCCTGA
- a CDS encoding 4-hydroxybenzoate 3-monooxygenase: MRTQAVIIGAGPAGLLLSHLLHLQGIESVVLESRSREDIESTIRAGVLEQGTMDILDNAGVGQRMHEIGALHHGIELAFGGRRHRIDLTELTGKAITVYPQHEVIRDLVAARMAAEGQILFEVSEVSIDGIDGEAPSVAFTHRGERGRIDADFVIGCDGFHGVSRKTLPEAARQEFQRTYPFGWFGILVESAPSSEELIYAQHERGFALISTRTPTVQRLYFQCDPADHVDNWSDDRIWAELHARVETNDGWKVNEGRIFQKGIIGMRSFVCTTMRHGRLFLAGDASHIVPPTGAKGMNLAVSDVKFLAEGLAAFYGKGSSELLDGYGERALKRIWRAEYFSWWMTRMLHTFADATPFEREMQRAELENVVGSRALAQALAENYVGAF, translated from the coding sequence ATGCGTACCCAGGCAGTCATCATCGGCGCCGGCCCCGCGGGCCTGCTGCTGTCCCACCTCCTGCACCTGCAGGGCATCGAATCGGTCGTGCTCGAGAGCCGCAGCCGCGAGGACATCGAATCCACGATCCGGGCAGGCGTGCTCGAACAGGGCACGATGGACATTCTCGACAATGCCGGCGTCGGTCAGCGGATGCACGAGATCGGCGCGCTGCACCACGGCATCGAACTGGCGTTCGGTGGCCGCCGCCACCGTATCGACCTGACCGAACTGACGGGCAAGGCCATCACGGTCTACCCGCAACACGAAGTCATCCGCGACCTGGTCGCCGCGCGCATGGCAGCCGAGGGCCAGATCCTGTTCGAGGTGTCGGAGGTGTCCATCGACGGCATCGACGGAGAGGCGCCTTCCGTCGCGTTCACGCACCGCGGCGAGCGCGGCCGCATCGATGCCGACTTCGTGATCGGCTGCGACGGCTTCCACGGCGTGTCGCGCAAGACGCTGCCCGAAGCCGCGCGCCAGGAATTCCAGCGCACCTATCCGTTCGGCTGGTTCGGCATCCTCGTCGAGTCGGCACCGTCGTCGGAAGAGCTGATCTACGCGCAGCACGAGCGCGGCTTCGCGCTGATCAGCACGCGCACGCCGACCGTGCAGCGGCTGTACTTCCAGTGCGATCCCGCCGACCACGTGGACAACTGGTCCGACGACCGCATCTGGGCCGAGCTGCACGCTCGCGTGGAAACGAACGACGGCTGGAAGGTCAACGAGGGGCGCATCTTCCAGAAGGGGATCATCGGCATGCGCAGCTTCGTGTGCACGACGATGCGCCACGGCCGCCTGTTCCTGGCCGGCGACGCTTCGCACATCGTACCGCCCACCGGCGCCAAGGGCATGAACCTGGCGGTGTCGGACGTGAAGTTCCTGGCCGAAGGGCTAGCCGCGTTCTACGGGAAGGGCAGCAGCGAGCTGCTGGACGGCTACGGCGAACGCGCACTCAAACGCATCTGGCGCGCCGAGTACTTCTCGTGGTGGATGACGCGCATGCTGCATACCTTCGCCGACGCCACGCCGTTCGAGCGGGAGATGCAGCGCGCGGAGCTGGAGAACGTGGTGGGATCGCGGGCGCTGGCGCAGGCGCTTGCGGAGAATTACGTCGGCGCGTTCTAA
- a CDS encoding GFA family protein, which yields MIILRDDGGTMVTRTASCTCGQLQIEVAAEPNGVGICHCLACQRRTGSVFAPVAGFPLPYMVSGHSTAYARTGDAGCGFVYHFCPVCGTTVFHTEDDVKDEVFVAVGAFADPGFPPPQLSVYDCRRHPWVQLPPGTRAFERDPH from the coding sequence ATGATCATTCTGCGCGACGATGGAGGAACCATGGTGACAAGAACAGCATCCTGCACCTGCGGCCAGTTGCAGATCGAAGTGGCGGCCGAGCCGAACGGCGTCGGCATTTGCCACTGCCTGGCCTGCCAGCGGCGTACCGGCAGTGTGTTCGCCCCGGTGGCCGGCTTTCCCCTGCCCTACATGGTGAGTGGCCACTCCACCGCCTATGCGCGCACGGGCGACGCCGGCTGTGGCTTCGTCTACCATTTCTGCCCAGTGTGTGGCACGACAGTGTTTCATACCGAAGACGATGTGAAAGACGAGGTCTTCGTGGCGGTGGGCGCCTTTGCCGATCCGGGCTTTCCTCCGCCACAACTGTCCGTATACGACTGCCGCCGCCATCCGTGGGTGCAGCTGCCGCCCGGAACCCGGGCGTTCGAGCGGGATCCGCACTGA
- a CDS encoding SRPBCC domain-containing protein has protein sequence MAGRRFSASLHTFEFFSDGADTTRLVFTHHAMYGDGADGPELRRAGWQQLLDQLQATLTVG, from the coding sequence ATGGCCGGGCGGCGTTTTTCCGCCTCGCTCCACACCTTCGAATTCTTCAGCGATGGCGCGGACACGACGCGCCTGGTCTTCACCCACCATGCGATGTATGGCGACGGCGCGGACGGTCCCGAACTGCGGCGGGCCGGCTGGCAGCAGTTGCTGGACCAGTTGCAAGCCACCCTGACGGTCGGGTAA
- a CDS encoding metalloregulator ArsR/SmtB family transcription factor, translating to MQEVTAMRADAADQVFAALGDATRRAIVRLVTQGPQTVSSLAGALGVTLTAITQHLHVLQGCGLLKTRKVGRVRMCELDTAGLDVLGRWVAFNRQAWERRFDTLDAMLHEDADGK from the coding sequence ATGCAGGAAGTCACGGCAATGCGGGCGGACGCGGCGGACCAGGTGTTCGCCGCGCTGGGCGACGCCACCCGCCGCGCGATCGTCAGGCTGGTAACACAGGGGCCGCAAACGGTGAGTTCGCTGGCCGGGGCGCTGGGCGTGACGCTGACCGCCATCACCCAGCATCTGCACGTCCTGCAGGGCTGCGGACTGCTGAAGACGCGCAAGGTCGGCCGGGTGCGCATGTGCGAGCTCGATACCGCCGGGCTCGATGTCCTGGGCCGGTGGGTCGCCTTCAACCGCCAGGCATGGGAGCGGCGTTTCGATACCCTGGACGCCATGCTGCACGAGGATGCTGACGGGAAGTGA
- a CDS encoding MFS transporter — MKNQAKKATLSGWIGSVLEYYDFFIYATAATLVFPQIFFPSTDPKTAIVASLATYGVGYIARPIGALMLGHWGDTRGRKYVLLMCMFLMGVSTMAVGLLPTYEQVGVLAPLMLVVLRLVQGFAVAGEISGASSMILEHAPFGRRGFFASFTLQGVQAGQILAAAVFLPLAHFMPEAQFNSWGWRIPFLLSAGVILAGYLIRRNVHETPAFTQEGKRAKAPMLEAVQQSWRDMLRVVCMAFMNVIPVVTSIFGAAYAVQPGYGIGFSKDVYLWIPVLGNCLAVLVIPMVGNLADRVGRKPPIIAGALLSGLLSFAYLYAISIHNVPLAIAMSLLMWGVVYQGYNAVFPSFFPELFPTRTRVSAMAISQNLGTVVAALLPAVFAFVAPPGADDIPLKVGAITFAVTVIAAVACMSSRETYRIRMEDLGDPDAVPVPEAEYRRLRSESVATSKKKSFTGSARGFGT, encoded by the coding sequence ATGAAGAACCAGGCGAAAAAAGCCACGCTGAGCGGCTGGATCGGCTCGGTGCTGGAGTACTACGATTTCTTCATCTACGCCACCGCGGCCACGCTGGTGTTCCCGCAGATCTTCTTCCCGTCCACCGACCCGAAGACCGCGATCGTCGCTTCGCTGGCCACCTATGGCGTGGGCTACATCGCCCGCCCGATCGGCGCCCTGATGCTGGGCCACTGGGGCGACACGCGCGGCCGCAAGTACGTGCTGCTGATGTGCATGTTCCTGATGGGGGTCTCCACGATGGCGGTCGGCCTGTTGCCCACCTATGAGCAGGTGGGCGTGCTGGCGCCGCTGATGCTCGTCGTGCTGCGCCTCGTGCAGGGCTTCGCCGTGGCCGGCGAGATTTCCGGCGCCAGCTCGATGATCCTCGAACACGCGCCGTTCGGCCGCCGCGGCTTCTTCGCCAGCTTCACGCTACAGGGCGTGCAGGCGGGCCAGATCCTGGCCGCCGCCGTGTTCCTGCCGCTGGCCCACTTCATGCCCGAGGCGCAGTTCAATTCCTGGGGCTGGCGCATTCCCTTCCTGCTGAGCGCGGGCGTGATCCTGGCCGGCTACCTGATCCGCCGCAACGTGCACGAGACGCCCGCCTTCACGCAGGAAGGCAAGCGCGCCAAGGCGCCGATGCTCGAAGCGGTGCAGCAAAGCTGGCGCGACATGCTCCGCGTGGTGTGCATGGCCTTCATGAACGTGATTCCGGTGGTGACGTCGATCTTCGGCGCCGCCTACGCGGTGCAGCCCGGCTACGGCATCGGCTTCTCGAAGGATGTCTACCTGTGGATTCCCGTGCTGGGCAATTGCCTGGCCGTGCTGGTGATCCCGATGGTCGGCAACCTGGCCGACCGCGTCGGCCGCAAGCCGCCCATCATCGCCGGCGCCCTGCTCTCGGGCCTGTTGTCCTTCGCCTACCTGTACGCGATCAGCATCCACAACGTGCCGCTGGCGATCGCGATGTCGCTGCTGATGTGGGGCGTGGTCTACCAGGGCTACAACGCGGTGTTCCCGAGCTTCTTCCCCGAGCTGTTCCCGACGCGCACCCGCGTGTCGGCCATGGCGATCTCGCAGAACCTGGGCACCGTGGTGGCGGCGCTGCTGCCGGCCGTCTTCGCGTTCGTGGCGCCGCCCGGTGCCGACGACATTCCGCTGAAGGTGGGCGCGATCACGTTCGCCGTGACCGTCATCGCCGCGGTGGCATGCATGTCGTCGCGCGAGACGTATCGGATCCGCATGGAAGACCTGGGCGATCCGGATGCGGTGCCGGTGCCGGAGGCGGAGTACCGGCGGCTGCGCAGCGAGAGCGTGGCGACGTCGAAGAAGAAAAGCTTTACGGGATCGGCACGCGGGTTCGGTACCTGA
- a CDS encoding porin yields the protein MKAKILFALGALCPFITHGAAHAQGVTLYGNFDEYIGHVRSSSGASITGLNDGAILRSRLGVRGLEDLGDGLQLKYVLEMGVNADTGTGADSSRLFDRQAWVGLATKAGELRAGRQNTEIFMIGGAIDYTDRTTFGSVINSFGIPSRYDNDLSYRSPRVDGFEATVHYALPENGGAARGNHPIWQLALDFTRAPFRFGYVGLQASPNDATATVREKVRYHNVYANYRYGRGTLYAAFVRSNNSTGSANGNNAAAILNNVSIPNNYFAGTDRNAERYYNIWQLSADYRVDTRLRVGALYGRIRDTSGGNAGARGASVGGYYDLSKRTSLFAFGAWLKNEANGGFRFSSSAGPSANLAGDDVNGRRLTGVQLGILHKF from the coding sequence ATGAAAGCGAAAATCCTTTTCGCCCTGGGCGCCCTTTGCCCGTTCATCACCCACGGCGCGGCGCATGCGCAGGGTGTGACGCTGTATGGCAACTTCGACGAATACATCGGCCATGTGCGCAGCAGCAGCGGCGCCAGCATCACCGGCTTGAACGATGGCGCGATCCTGCGCAGCCGCCTGGGCGTACGCGGCCTCGAGGACCTGGGCGACGGCCTGCAACTGAAGTACGTGCTGGAGATGGGCGTGAACGCCGACACCGGCACGGGCGCCGACAGCAGCCGGCTGTTCGACCGGCAGGCCTGGGTCGGCCTCGCCACGAAAGCCGGGGAATTGCGCGCGGGCCGCCAGAATACGGAAATCTTCATGATCGGCGGCGCCATCGACTATACCGATCGCACCACGTTCGGCTCCGTGATCAATTCCTTCGGCATCCCTTCGCGCTACGACAACGACCTGTCGTACCGTTCGCCGCGCGTGGACGGCTTCGAGGCGACCGTCCATTACGCGCTGCCGGAAAACGGCGGCGCCGCGCGTGGCAACCACCCGATCTGGCAGCTGGCGCTGGACTTTACGCGCGCGCCATTCCGCTTCGGCTACGTGGGCCTGCAGGCCAGCCCGAACGATGCCACGGCCACCGTGCGCGAGAAAGTGCGCTACCACAACGTCTATGCCAACTACCGGTATGGCCGGGGCACGCTGTACGCGGCGTTTGTGCGCAGCAATAACTCGACGGGCAGCGCCAACGGCAACAATGCCGCCGCCATCCTCAATAACGTGTCGATCCCCAACAACTACTTCGCCGGAACCGACCGCAACGCGGAGCGCTACTACAACATCTGGCAGCTGTCCGCCGACTACCGCGTCGACACGCGCCTGCGCGTGGGCGCGTTGTACGGCAGGATCCGCGATACCTCCGGTGGCAACGCCGGCGCGCGCGGCGCCAGCGTGGGCGGCTACTACGACCTGTCGAAGCGCACGTCGCTGTTTGCGTTCGGCGCCTGGCTGAAGAACGAAGCCAACGGCGGGTTCCGCTTTTCCAGCTCGGCCGGGCCTTCGGCCAACCTGGCCGGCGACGATGTCAACGGCAGGCGGCTGACGGGTGTGCAGCTCGGGATACTGCACAAGTTCTGA
- a CDS encoding MFS transporter has product MPGAPLPLMLTLLLAAQPVATDLYVPALPHIAADLGAAAGHAQGTLTVFILAFGIAQLAAGPLVDDHGRRRVLLWGLALYVLAAVAAALAPSLPLLLAARAVQGVATAAAVVGARAIIRDGNAGAASLRVMARSLAGQSAIGVACPLAGGLAAQYLGWHATLGMVAGFGVLAWLAVYTGYRETWRKPVVGSGAGVLAFLANPQFVACALLAGLSFSGALCFLVLSPFVFIGEFGMSRAAFGAMPALCSLAFLLGTLLCGRLLRRWSMPRVVRLGACLSLAGGAGQVLLWHGGVHTVWALAVPQCVYMLGHGFHNPCGQAGAVAPFPAQAGRAAAVSGFVLTATGFTSAQLATASTASASATLVAAMGCISAALGVVALVCVPLACRDGPLPRPAAN; this is encoded by the coding sequence ATGCCCGGCGCGCCGCTGCCCCTCATGCTGACCTTGCTGCTTGCGGCGCAACCGGTGGCCACCGACCTGTATGTTCCGGCCCTGCCGCACATCGCCGCCGACCTGGGCGCCGCGGCCGGCCACGCGCAGGGCACTCTGACGGTCTTCATCCTGGCGTTCGGCATCGCGCAGCTGGCGGCCGGCCCGCTCGTCGACGATCACGGCCGCCGGCGGGTGCTGCTGTGGGGCCTGGCGCTGTACGTGCTTGCAGCCGTGGCCGCCGCGCTGGCGCCCTCGCTGCCCCTGCTGCTGGCCGCCCGCGCCGTGCAGGGAGTGGCCACGGCGGCAGCCGTGGTCGGTGCCCGGGCCATCATCCGCGACGGCAACGCGGGCGCGGCAAGCCTGCGCGTGATGGCTCGCAGCCTGGCGGGCCAGAGCGCGATCGGCGTGGCCTGCCCGCTGGCCGGCGGGCTCGCCGCCCAGTACCTGGGCTGGCACGCCACCCTCGGCATGGTGGCCGGCTTCGGCGTGCTGGCCTGGCTGGCCGTCTACACGGGCTACCGGGAAACCTGGCGCAAGCCGGTGGTCGGCAGCGGCGCGGGCGTACTGGCTTTCCTGGCCAATCCCCAGTTCGTGGCCTGCGCGCTGCTGGCCGGCCTGTCCTTTTCCGGCGCGCTGTGCTTCCTGGTGCTGTCGCCCTTTGTCTTCATCGGCGAGTTCGGCATGTCGCGCGCGGCCTTCGGCGCGATGCCTGCCCTATGCTCGCTGGCCTTCCTGCTCGGCACGCTGCTGTGCGGCCGGCTGCTGCGGCGCTGGAGCATGCCGCGTGTGGTGCGGCTGGGCGCCTGCCTGTCGCTGGCGGGCGGTGCCGGCCAGGTGCTGCTGTGGCATGGCGGCGTGCACACGGTGTGGGCGCTGGCCGTGCCGCAGTGCGTCTACATGCTGGGCCACGGCTTCCACAATCCCTGCGGGCAGGCCGGTGCCGTGGCGCCCTTCCCGGCCCAGGCCGGGCGTGCCGCGGCCGTGTCCGGCTTCGTGCTGACGGCCACCGGCTTCACCAGCGCCCAGCTGGCCACGGCCAGCACGGCCAGCGCGTCGGCCACGCTGGTGGCGGCCATGGGCTGCATCAGCGCCGCACTCGGCGTGGTGGCGCTCGTCTGCGTACCGCTCGCCTGCCGCGACGGGCCGCTGCCCCGGCCCGCCGCCAACTGA
- the aroQ gene encoding type II 3-dehydroquinate dehydratase, whose translation MQTIMILNGPNLNLLGKREPGIYGAHTLADVESLCRDACARHGHALDFRQSNHEGVLIDALHEAGTRQAAGLLAGVVFNAGAYTHTSVALHDAIKGASVRVIELHISNVHAREPFRHHSFIAPAAIGVIAGLGVQGYALAIAALAGGKEA comes from the coding sequence ATGCAGACCATCATGATCCTGAACGGGCCGAACCTGAACCTGCTCGGCAAGCGCGAACCCGGCATCTACGGCGCGCACACACTGGCCGACGTGGAAAGCCTGTGCCGCGATGCCTGCGCGCGGCACGGCCACGCGCTCGACTTCCGCCAGTCGAACCACGAGGGCGTGCTGATCGACGCCCTGCACGAGGCGGGCACCCGGCAAGCCGCCGGGCTGCTGGCAGGCGTGGTGTTCAATGCCGGCGCCTATACCCACACCTCGGTGGCGCTGCACGACGCCATCAAGGGCGCCTCGGTGCGGGTGATCGAGCTGCACATCTCCAATGTGCATGCGCGCGAACCGTTCCGGCACCATTCCTTCATCGCGCCGGCCGCCATCGGCGTGATCGCCGGGCTCGGCGTGCAGGGCTATGCGCTGGCCATCGCGGCGCTGGCCGGCGGCAAGGAAGCCTGA
- a CDS encoding sugar phosphate isomerase/epimerase produces the protein MNLANFGMDTITLGGSLESKLAASRAGGFTQIMLWACDLTGYPGGLEAAVALVKGSGLAVTGIQVMRDYEGLSDDLHEYKLDIARQMLLVARAVGAPLLMVCSSTSKHASGDMAHIARDLAKLATLAVPLGVRIGYEALSWGRHVNGYTQSWEAVALADHANLGVILDSYHMLANGADLDGLEEIPSEKIALVQLSDYMWRELRNAEERLETARHLRVFPGEGAHSKELSDMLRRLDRAGYRGDFSFEVFNDDYVQLPQVYVARRAHAGAKWVTDQVLRRSLPVLRATPFHPAMA, from the coding sequence ATGAATCTCGCCAACTTCGGCATGGACACGATCACGCTGGGCGGCTCGCTCGAATCGAAACTGGCCGCGTCGCGCGCCGGCGGCTTTACACAGATCATGCTGTGGGCCTGCGACCTCACCGGCTATCCCGGCGGCCTCGAAGCGGCCGTCGCGCTGGTGAAGGGCAGCGGCCTGGCCGTCACCGGCATCCAGGTGATGCGTGACTACGAGGGCCTGTCCGACGACCTGCACGAATACAAGCTCGATATCGCCAGGCAGATGCTGCTGGTGGCGCGCGCGGTGGGCGCACCGCTCTTGATGGTGTGCTCCAGCACGTCGAAGCACGCCAGCGGCGACATGGCGCACATCGCCCGCGACCTGGCCAAGCTGGCCACGCTGGCCGTGCCGCTGGGCGTGCGCATCGGCTACGAAGCGCTGTCGTGGGGCCGCCACGTCAACGGCTACACGCAGTCGTGGGAAGCGGTGGCGCTGGCCGACCACGCCAACCTGGGTGTCATCCTCGACTCGTACCACATGCTGGCCAACGGTGCCGACCTCGATGGGCTGGAGGAAATCCCCAGCGAGAAGATTGCGCTGGTGCAGCTGTCCGACTACATGTGGCGCGAGCTGCGCAATGCCGAGGAAAGGCTGGAAACGGCGCGCCACCTGCGCGTGTTCCCCGGCGAGGGCGCGCACTCGAAGGAGCTGTCCGACATGCTGCGCCGCCTCGACCGCGCCGGCTACCGGGGCGACTTCAGCTTCGAGGTGTTCAACGACGACTACGTGCAGCTGCCGCAAGTCTATGTGGCGCGACGCGCGCACGCCGGCGCGAAATGGGTGACCGACCAGGTGCTGCGGCGCAGCCTGCCCGTGCTGCGCGCCACGCCGTTCCACCCGGCGATGGCGTAA
- a CDS encoding shikimate dehydrogenase: MTEISGTTRIFPVIGWPVEQVKAPTLFNAFFRQHGIDARVIPLKVPPAHYTYAVRTLMAMENVGGIFVSIPHKPMSVAAVDEASPRARLAGACNAIYRGADGRILGDLIDGEGFIRAFDRTCAGTPFPWRSASALVVGSGGVGCAVAEALAARGIARLAICDTRPEQAEALRERLQAAFPAVRVAVGTPHAAGHDLVVNCTPLGMHVDDPLPVDLAGIAPGAIVADCGMKIEMTRLLHTAQELGCRIQKGKEMMIEQSPLYLELFGWHGISADSFRALEAL; this comes from the coding sequence ATGACCGAGATTTCCGGCACCACCCGCATCTTTCCCGTGATCGGCTGGCCGGTCGAGCAGGTGAAGGCGCCCACGCTGTTCAACGCCTTCTTCCGCCAGCACGGCATCGATGCGCGCGTGATCCCCCTGAAGGTGCCGCCCGCGCACTACACGTACGCGGTGCGCACCCTGATGGCGATGGAGAACGTGGGCGGCATCTTCGTGTCGATCCCGCACAAGCCGATGAGCGTGGCGGCGGTCGACGAGGCCAGCCCCCGCGCCCGCCTGGCCGGCGCCTGCAATGCGATCTACAGGGGTGCCGACGGCCGCATCCTGGGCGACCTGATCGATGGCGAAGGCTTCATCCGCGCCTTCGACCGCACCTGTGCCGGCACACCGTTCCCGTGGCGCAGCGCCAGCGCACTGGTGGTCGGCAGCGGCGGCGTCGGCTGCGCCGTGGCCGAGGCGCTGGCCGCGCGCGGCATCGCCCGGCTGGCCATCTGCGATACGCGGCCGGAACAGGCCGAGGCGCTGCGCGAACGCCTCCAGGCCGCCTTCCCCGCCGTGCGGGTGGCGGTCGGCACGCCCCACGCGGCAGGGCACGATCTCGTCGTCAACTGCACGCCGCTCGGCATGCACGTGGACGATCCGCTGCCCGTCGACCTCGCCGGTATCGCGCCGGGCGCCATCGTGGCCGATTGCGGCATGAAGATCGAGATGACCCGGCTGCTGCACACGGCGCAGGAACTGGGCTGCCGCATCCAGAAAGGCAAGGAAATGATGATCGAACAATCGCCGCTGTACCTGGAACTGTTCGGCTGGCACGGCATCTCGGCGGACTCCTTCCGCGCACTGGAGGCATTATGA
- a CDS encoding 4-hydroxyphenylpyruvate dioxygenase, with protein sequence MNGTPEQAEALGIDGIEFIEYATTQPQALGALLESLGFAAVARHRSREVTLYRQGGMNVIVNADPRTLPLSDTEPQATVIGAIALRVRDADVAYRRAVAMGAWPIPTRAGVMELNIPGVHCAGDSILYFVDRVGDFSIYDVDFKPIPGAPQQPPAIAGLHFFGVVQAIGAGRAPEWTDFYRQMLGFQPLPEGRWFGVVPKGTLLESPCRRFYLQLVEPPEGAGGLQWEEQLIRVGLGTPDVAAAVLALKERGIVFQDREPAQRGALTQLYKGGVSFELVASELEKQA encoded by the coding sequence ATGAACGGGACACCAGAGCAGGCCGAGGCGCTCGGCATCGACGGCATCGAATTCATCGAATACGCGACCACGCAGCCCCAGGCACTGGGCGCGCTGCTGGAATCACTCGGCTTCGCCGCGGTGGCACGCCATCGCTCGCGCGAGGTGACGCTGTACCGCCAGGGCGGCATGAACGTCATCGTCAACGCCGATCCGCGCACCCTGCCCCTTTCCGACACGGAGCCGCAAGCCACCGTCATCGGCGCCATCGCGCTGCGCGTGCGCGATGCCGACGTGGCCTACCGCCGCGCCGTCGCCATGGGCGCGTGGCCCATCCCGACCCGCGCGGGCGTGATGGAACTGAACATCCCCGGCGTGCACTGCGCCGGCGATTCGATCCTCTATTTCGTCGACCGCGTGGGCGACTTTTCGATCTACGACGTGGACTTCAAGCCGATTCCCGGCGCCCCGCAGCAGCCACCGGCCATCGCCGGCCTGCATTTCTTCGGCGTCGTGCAGGCGATCGGTGCCGGCCGGGCGCCGGAATGGACCGACTTCTACCGCCAGATGCTAGGTTTCCAGCCGCTGCCGGAAGGGCGCTGGTTCGGCGTCGTACCGAAAGGCACGCTGCTGGAGAGCCCGTGCCGCCGCTTCTACCTGCAACTGGTCGAACCGCCGGAAGGCGCTGGCGGGCTGCAATGGGAAGAACAGCTGATCCGCGTGGGCCTGGGCACGCCCGACGTGGCCGCGGCCGTGCTGGCCCTGAAGGAGCGCGGCATCGTGTTCCAGGACCGCGAACCGGCGCAGCGCGGCGCCCTCACCCAACTTTACAAGGGCGGCGTGAGCTTCGAGCTCGTCGCCAGCGAACTGGAGAAACAAGCATGA